A region from the Sphingomonas brevis genome encodes:
- a CDS encoding biotin--[acetyl-CoA-carboxylase] ligase, whose amino-acid sequence MVERLGSTNSALLGDTQAIEGDWLVALRQDAGKGRQGRAWQSIEGNFTGSTLVQLRAADPPAPSLALVAGLALIEAVDIAAPAVPASLKWPNDLMLGDAKLAGILLERSGDRIVVGFGANLAKAPRIEGRKTADLGAVIAPQSFAPLLAGKFAQLLAAWRASDPVQFAQAWLARAHPVGTPLEVHSGSGESVAGTFDGIEPDGAMRLKRDGMIDIVRAGDVTLA is encoded by the coding sequence ATCGTCGAAAGGCTCGGCTCAACCAATAGTGCATTGCTGGGCGACACCCAGGCGATCGAGGGTGATTGGCTGGTTGCGCTGCGACAGGACGCCGGCAAGGGACGTCAGGGCCGCGCCTGGCAATCGATCGAGGGCAATTTCACCGGTTCGACCCTGGTCCAGCTGCGGGCGGCCGATCCACCGGCGCCTTCGTTGGCGCTGGTAGCGGGACTGGCGCTGATTGAGGCGGTCGACATCGCGGCTCCTGCTGTGCCGGCCTCGCTCAAATGGCCCAACGATCTGATGCTTGGCGATGCCAAGCTTGCCGGGATACTGCTCGAGCGCTCGGGCGACCGGATCGTCGTCGGGTTCGGCGCAAACCTGGCCAAGGCGCCAAGGATCGAGGGCCGCAAGACCGCCGACCTGGGCGCGGTTATAGCGCCGCAGTCATTCGCGCCGCTCCTTGCCGGCAAATTCGCCCAATTGCTGGCCGCCTGGCGCGCGTCGGACCCGGTGCAATTCGCCCAGGCCTGGTTGGCCCGTGCTCATCCGGTCGGAACGCCGCTGGAAGTGCATAGCGGTTCAGGCGAAAGTGTCGCGGGAACCTTCGACGGGATCGAACCGGATGGGGCAATGCGGCTGAAGCGCGACGGGATGATCGACATCGTCCGCGCCGGCGATGTCACGCTGGCGTGA
- a CDS encoding type III pantothenate kinase translates to MLLAIDAGNTNCVFALVDGEEIRTRWRIATDPRRTADEYAVWLHQLLELEGYGHGDVSQVIIGTVVPRALHNLQVLATKYFKVEPLIAGQGKAEWPIALDVDEPQSVGADRALNTIAAHTKHKGDLIVIDFGTATTFDAVDFSGAYKGGIIAPGINLSLDALVGAAARLPRIAISAPEEETVIGRTTETQMLIGVYWGYVAMIEGLVARMKAEIGRPVTVIATGGLAILFDKHTDVFDVIEPDLTVQGLALLALRAGK, encoded by the coding sequence ATGCTGCTCGCGATCGATGCCGGTAATACAAATTGCGTCTTCGCCCTGGTCGACGGGGAGGAGATCAGGACGCGTTGGCGGATCGCCACGGATCCGCGCCGGACCGCCGACGAATATGCGGTCTGGCTCCACCAGCTGCTCGAACTGGAAGGCTATGGCCACGGCGATGTCAGCCAGGTGATCATCGGCACGGTCGTGCCGCGCGCGCTGCACAATCTGCAGGTGCTGGCGACCAAATATTTCAAGGTCGAACCACTGATTGCCGGACAGGGCAAGGCAGAATGGCCCATCGCGCTCGACGTCGATGAGCCGCAAAGCGTGGGCGCCGACCGGGCGCTCAATACCATCGCCGCGCATACAAAGCACAAGGGCGACTTGATCGTCATCGATTTTGGCACGGCGACCACCTTCGATGCAGTCGATTTTTCGGGAGCCTATAAGGGCGGGATCATTGCGCCGGGCATCAACCTCAGCCTCGATGCGCTGGTCGGAGCGGCGGCGAGGCTGCCGCGCATCGCGATTTCCGCGCCGGAAGAAGAGACTGTCATCGGGCGAACCACGGAAACGCAGATGCTTATCGGCGTTTATTGGGGATATGTGGCAATGATCGAGGGCCTGGTTGCGCGGATGAAGGCCGAGATTGGGCGGCCGGTGACCGTAATTGCGACCGGCGGCCTCGCCATCCTGTTCGACAAGCATACGGATGTATTTGACGTGATCGAGCCCGACCTCACCGTTCAGGGACTGGCGTTGCTGGCTCTGCGGGCCGGCAAATGA